The nucleotide sequence acctatgtttttcttgcataaaacctttcaaaatgtctttacttgtcttgtaagtcattcaaaagtgtctctgaatcattgcattgctttttctacagtttatttcaaaatttgcaaaaagtcatacagaagggtattttggtcatttcctgcagtgggacccattttcatccttgtggctgtctctgagtcttttcaaattgtttttcagtaaaccttgttaaaattcatttcaaacttgcgtctgagtcagtgtcaagtctgtttgagtcagtttaggtcatttttagccctaggggcattttagtcatttcacacgaaattttggcatagagaggttactttgaagtacctcatttaggtcattggttcgttttagtccgttttgtcaattttatttttgtttcgctttacgtttgatcaaattgcgttttattcaatttcatttttttattgcattttggtccagtttcttttccaatttgcattttagtccttttttattttcatattagtcccttaatttttcaattttgcagaaaggtcccaaattAATTCTAAGTCCAAAGCCgtgcctttttttttacaagtccaggtgtccttttcttattggttccaatgcacacatgtcagctataaaagcattgagtcagaatcagaagcaatgatcacacgccacttcaccaaaaacagaatcaaactttctctttcttgtcagttagatcaaaccaaaaaatcacagagaaatcaccaagaacacaagaaccctaagatttccagaacaaaattcatacacaaattcattgattttcacatcaatcctcagagattcgtgtgaatcttcatcaccggattgaagaattcccctacaattcaaagtgcgagctcacattgaagcaagctcaagcactgatcatagggatttttcacgcagattcaaaaacgttgaagcaagctcaagcacgtaatcacagagaagcagagaaagaatcagagaagatgaagatgaaccggtaaaccgatttattttcggtccaaaagcaagcaaaatcatcaaaaccgtcaagaacattcaagttttttccaaagattttcctccattaaaagtttcaaccaaaacttcaggtaaaactcattttcttctcttagaAAGTAATACAGTTAAACCTGCAAATAGAAAACAGAAAAGTTTCCAGAATCACGAAACaaagccgtaaccgtaaacacaaaacctagatccataaggatctaggttttgaaagcaagaacaagtatCAGAAAAGCcatcaaacgacgaaacgatgtagatctttaaagatctaaacgatttagttcaaaaatcaaaaatcatttcaaaaccgtaaaagttttttccaagatctacgtcgtttcaagctgtgcatgagaaaataattgctggatccgtgtttagggttaaaggacgaatcattAGATGtaaaaatcataagtttctgGAAATTTTCACGGCGGAACCCTAGatcttcaccggagaagatgaagtttccggcgacctatgaaggttccggccggtCCTTCATCCTCTCCGGCGTGCCATGCCAGAATCCGGTGagttgagagaagagagaagagagagaagctctgagctagagagagaaaggatttgTAAAATGAGAAAAACCGGTGCTAGCATGTTTATATaggcaactgaaccggaccggttcaagaccggtccaatcccttcaatcctgagcgttggatctagggcttccccccctggatcaatccaacgctccctgtgcatccggatcctTGTAGttttgggctttggtttgggcttagttctttttacgtttttttgttattttcttgctatttgcactgcctTTCTTGCTATCTGGACCTGTTACTTgcctacttttttttataaaaattcctaaaaaatcctagttgtttcttaATGTATTTTTGGTATTTCCATGGTAtttttgcatgtaaaaaaaatggtaaagtggcatgaactaatttccatgtgtttttacacttttggtatactttttgctatgtttttgttcttgatactttgatatgtgttatgaataaatgataccctatcttgtgatgaatatgcctctggacatgtgtttctttttgctgttttgaatatgattttatggatttcttgttttacaagcaacaagtgtttgttttaaagaataaagtgtcaaatttctctatgaatttggtgtgatactttgcttgcatgtgtctccattaatttcatgtcatggcttgaaacaaaatctctttcaaagttgctatgatgtgatgattatgggttacaAGTACCTTTaagtatcatatcaaatttctAGGTTTATTACCACTTTATAACTTTCTTTCGCTTTTCCtatgcaatttctttttgtttatttcctactattttgtgctttgtgattactaaccatttcatctcatgtgtcatacatttcatagcattccaccaccctCTCCACTCtccattttctttagcttagcatttattttttgcaaattttaattcatttggtgatgtaatttggtatcattggtttgtagcttggcaaaggggccatagaatgtacttaggcaatttttgtaatatggactatggacactatgacgcaccgacacgcacacacccaccttagatgtatgcataagattgtatggttagatgaatgcttaggtttaaacacttagataaaaatcaacttttttccaaaacatgcaaataacacttgaaaacctttttgaaaataaaatggagtcaaaactccttattttcccctttattttcttaagtaaaattttcaataaatcttaatcctccatagacttcattttgaaaaagactaattccacctcactttttccaaatcttatgcccttgaggcctctcatctctattcttcaaaatctcttttcaaacttaaaatcaaccaacaaaaacaaaaaatccttttttagcaagaactacgccggttttgatcccgtaaaacggtacgtaggcaatgagtcaaaactcatccaagccgaaataaaatcaaattctacttcctctcacccccattcttaactaatcacactttccttttttacaaataagcaataaaactaaagcgtagaaatcaacttaggagagcggctcttatggagtaccataatcgctccgggtgcctaacaccttcccgtagcgaaaacgacccccgaatctagaacttcttaagggtttttctccttttacccttcccaagaaaaaagagagatatcaacggtcgaaaggttcaagtccaattaatggcttggcaccccaaaaccatgataacatgTGTCATTTTCAATAGATACTTCCCTTCCATCATGTAATCGATCATAAATCCAGAAAGGGAAATAAATTTGGCTAGATTGATCGGCCAATGCATTCAAATTCTTCCTTCTACTCGCCATCTCCATTAACAACATCCCAAAGCTATAGACATCAGCTTTGTAAGATATTGTGCCAATATTTCTGTAGAACAGTTCAGGGGCCATGTATCCAATCGTTCCTCTTGCAGCAGTTAATGGCACAATGCTTTTATCTGTAGGACAAAGTCTAGCAAGTCCAAAATCAGAAACTTTTGGATTGAAATATTCATCAAGAAGGATGGTATGAGGCTTTATATCAAAGTGTAGAATTTTCATATCACATCCATTATGAAAGTACTCAATTCCACGAGCCACCCCAAGAGAAATGGCATGCAATTTTTCACAACTCAAGGAATTACTCTCTTCAATGTgagaaaatatgtatttttccAGTTACCCATTTGGCATggctgcggttatggtgcataaggaaatccttatgcaccctgcataaattcaAAAATGGTTTCTGTGAAAATAAAGAGTTCTTCGGAACTTAAGtgccgattttttttttttttttctttcgtcggcagttaactgcaaccGGTTCCTTACTTCAGTAGTTAACTGTCGCAGAGGCATTTTCgtcttttatatgtgtttttcaGCCCTAtcatatgtgtcaacaacaattctcggGATCAAAAGCCAAATAATAATGTACATGTGTGGTATCTGAGTCATTAAATTTGATATTCACATATGTACTGACCTGGTTAAAATTAAGGGGACGTCAGTTTTGTAAAAAGAGCTAAAATTAAGGGCCAAAACTGTTATTTTGAAagtttgtgtttctctcttctAAAGAGTATCTCATAAACAGTGAAGAAGAATACATTCCCTTTGTAGCAAACCTGGTTCACAGTGAAGCTGGTTATATTGATCGAGCTCTGCATACCGACCATGATTGCAAATACTATTGAGCCAAGAAAATTCAAATCCATAATACATCATACGACGGAAGTCCTTGCAAGAAATGTTACTGTTGTTGCCATCTTCAAAATTTAAAGATGTGAGATACATAAACTCTACACGACAAGTGTCTTTCAACACCAATTCCGAAAGAGATTTGCTGTAGCGACCAACATAGAAACGATTCCCGTGTTGTGAGTATGAACCACTACTCATACAGTTACCAACGTATGAGTATTCCGTCCAATTTGGACAACTCACGTATAACATAGATTTCGTCAATATATGGTCAGTGTAGTTGGTGGAGGAGTGTGTGGAGTAAGAACTCAACTTATAGAATAGGTAGGGCGAGGTGATGGAAGAACTGAAATTATAGAGTCCTAAAGAATAATAAGGAGGGCTGAAATTAACAAGATTGAAATCCAATAGCCGTATGGTAAAGTTGTTGTAATTAATTGATTGTACATAATATTTTCCGGTGTATTTCCCAACTTTATAGTACAAGATCAATTGGTTGTTGTCCTCACATGATAAGATATACCTCTTGTCACCAGTGTTTGGGACTGTCTTTCAGCCGGAAAGGGTGGCTGATGTTATGGACACCGCAACTTCCAGAACATGACTCATGGTGTTCATCACCATACACTTTGTTGTTGTAAGGGAATATTAGCACAAGCAACACCACTGCAAGGGTTAATGCAGTAGGGGTtgagaatgacttttttggttttttgataGCAAGTAGAAATCAATTGTCataatttattatatgcatgaGAATCgtataataaaaatcaaatggatCCTGCTAACCGATGCCCCCGAGCACTGGATAAATATTACCaaaattgtttttaactttattataacataattttaatgcattaactactatataatctcctttttcatatccttaacaaGTGCCTCAGAGACACCGGCTAGcatttcctttttaattattctaattatttttcttacattttttattgtaaaagatttatttataatcaaagttttataaaaatatattttcaatataatcgatgaaagcaaattaaaaaaatatatttatatagcaCTAACCactaaataaaactaataattttGATGCCCCTAAAAAAATGGTGCCTTGGACTGCCGCCCCGCCCGCCCACCCTCAGGGCCATCCCTAATAttagaataaatattttttgaataatgtaTATATCATTAAACCCAATTGAGTTGGTCTCTTGATATTGGTTTAAGACGTGTAgattattttagttttg is from Medicago truncatula cultivar Jemalong A17 chromosome 1, MtrunA17r5.0-ANR, whole genome shotgun sequence and encodes:
- the LOC120577945 gene encoding rust resistance kinase Lr10, which produces MKILHFDIKPHTILLDEYFNPKVSDFGLARLCPTDKSIVPLTAARGTIGYMAPELFYRNIGTISYKADVYSFGMLLMEMASRRKNLNALADQSSQIYFPFWIYDRLHDGREVSIENDTYQEMKLAKKMMIVALWCIQTNPEDRPSMEKVLEMLEEEDGDLQIPNKPYFCPQDPPVEDVGDNSSSNSWTSYGTSVSDPKGPT